One part of the Rutidosis leptorrhynchoides isolate AG116_Rl617_1_P2 chromosome 1, CSIRO_AGI_Rlap_v1, whole genome shotgun sequence genome encodes these proteins:
- the LOC139887890 gene encoding uncharacterized protein, producing MSATITAPVMAGKGVPIFDGTDFTTWKLKLLWYLGSIHDEMERVLTEGPIIPDKWTEEVSIVDGTVVKPAEFIQTPRTQWTEQDAILYRFDSKIRSIISNAISVPILRKVGHAKIAKAMWDILLNDFEGVTMESLFDLHSRFQVLINDLEGAGVIKTQAELCQTFVDALPETFEFIITSMVVSERLDNYDLSGLFGILTNFEETKLKKKINAKKIAKDPDAALVATTKRNKELFSSYSTKAETDEESDDSSEDEEVQMLEEQMALLTQRIEKKKFGPRKGKSPFDPKKATCFKCGKVGHIVAECWSKKYKQKYKNLKKEGVKPVVKKAEKALYTETWDDEDSSSDEEEDKCLMAVIEQEKSSSQFEADLKIAEKLNSQSNIDKSTAYKVQNFVHYVDNEKISMFQYLLNDFKSCLDENKRLKSELDNLKAIIREKDLHISETEQCRIKLVAYISSFNKEIIRFDDEKRKIRERADNYEKIYKSWCVSSKKNSDAIARQIPAYIKAVLGVGFDLKNDTGVEKEKDPNIFKPVILHNTFLKVDGDNQYLTNAFVMPELGFIYSTETISGSGNTDSNSESGSSDSDIDSVKQSDTVISEITHDDSKSEKQKCFEVKAITKLKKRISKLCKNLKDKPKVKNELDKPKSLGKVDKWIKLDKQWSNIQNQCKEKIIWIKTKPFVWRNERKWFLDSGCSRHMTGCKEHLEGFVEEKGPSIRYGDNSVGKTIGYGFVKAGGVTLKRVALVEGLMHNLLSVSQVADEECEIRIRKNAGIIYDPKGKPILVAWRQQNVYVVDLDATDYGIDTCLYSQIVPELNWLWHRRLSHLYFKNINELSKKKLVRGLPQLSYKKDKVCSACVNGKQTKAHFHSKTLATINEPLHMLHMNLFGPMNIGSLSGKKYTAYEHWKSEWKEVYPGDC from the exons ATGTCTGCTACAATTACTGCTCCAGTTATGGCAGGAAAAGGTGTTCCCATCTTTGATGGAACTGATTTTACAACCTGGAAACTAAAGTTACTTTGGTATCTAGGTTCCATTCATGATGAAATGGAAAGAGTTCTAACTGAAGGACCAATTATTCCAGACAAATGGACTGAAGAAGTAagcattgttgatggtactgtggtCAAACCTGCTGAGTTTATTCAAACTCCAAGGACTCAGTGGACAGAACAAGATGCTATTCTTTATAGATTTGATAGCAAAATCAGAAGTATCATTAGCAATGCAATTTCTGTTCCTATCTTGAGAAAGGTAGGACATGCTAAAATTGCAAAAGCTATGTGGGACATTCTGTTAAATGATTTTGAAGGAGTTACTATG GAATCATTGTttgatcttcattcaagatttcaggtttTGATCAATGATCTGGAAGGTGCTGGAGTAATAAAGACACAAGCAGAGTTGTGTCAAACGTTTGTTGATGCACTTCCAGAAACTTTTGAATTTATCATTACCTCAATGGTAGTAAGTGAGAGGTTGGATAATTATGATCTTAGTGGGTTATTTGGGATCCTCACAAATTTTGAGGAAACCAAATTGAAGAAGAAGATCAATGCTAAGAAGATAGCCAAAGATCCAGATGCTGCTTTAGTTGCAACAACCAAAAGAAACAAAGAACTATTCTCAAGCTATTCTACCAAGGCTGAAACAGATGAGGAAAGTGATGACTCTTCAGAGGATGAAGAGGTTCAAATGCTTGAAGAACAAATGGCTCTTCTTACTCAAAGAATTGAAAAGAAAAAGTTTGGACCTAGGAAAGGAAAAAGTCCTTTTGATCCCAAGAAGGCTACTTGTTTTAAGTGTGGAAAGGTTGGTCACATTGTTGCTGAGTGTTGGTCTAAG AAGTACAAGCAGAAGTACAAGAACTTGAAGAAGGAAGGAGTGAAGCCTGTGGTAAAGAAGGCTGAGAAGGCTCTCTACACAGAAACTTGGGAtgatgaagattcatcatctgatgaAGAGGAAGATAAGTGTTTGATGGCAGTTATTGAACAGGAGAAGTCATCTAGTCAATTTGAAGCTGATTTGAAAATTGCTGAGAAACTTAATAGTCAATCAAATATTGATAAATCtactgcctataaggtacaaaatttTGTTCACTATGTTGATAATGAAAAGATAAGCATGTTTCAGTATTTGTTGAATGACTTTAAATCATGCTTAGATGAGAACAAAAGATTAAAATCTGAACTAGATAATCTTAAAGCCATAATTAGAGAGAAAGATTTACACATAAGTGAAACAGAGCAATGTAGAATTAAGTTAGTAGCATACATATCTAGTTTTAATAAGGAGATTATAAGATTTGATGATGAGAAAAGAAAAATTAGAGAAAGAGCAGATAATTATGAAAAGATTTATAAATCTTGGTGTGTATCATCTAAGAAAAATTCAGATGCTATAGCTAGGCAAATACCTGCATATATTAAGGCTGTGCTTGGTGTAGGTTTTGATCTCAAGAATGATACTGGAGTTGAAAAAGAAAAGGATCCAAATATATTTAAGCCTGTGATTTTACATAATACTTTTCTTAAGGTTGATGGTGATAATCAATACTTAACAAATGCTTTTGTTATGCCAGAATTAGGATTCATCTATAGCACTGAGACCATATCAGGATCCGGAAATACAGACTCAAATTCAGAGTCTGGATCATCAGACTCTGATATAGACTCAGTCAAACAAAGTGATACTGTGATCTCAGAAATAACACATGATGATTCTAAAAGTGAAAAACAAAAGTGTTTTGAAGTCAAAGCTATTACTAAACTGAAAAAGAGAATTTCAAAACTCTGTAAAAATCTGAAAGATAAACCTAAAGTCAAAAATGAGTTAGACAAACCCAAGAGTCTTGGAAAAGTTGACAAATGGATAAAATTAGACAAACAATGGTCAAACATTCAGAATCAATGTAAAGAAAAAATTATTTGGATAAAAACTAAACCATTTGTTTGGAGA AATGAAAGAAAATGGTTTTTAGATAGTggatgctcaagacacatgacaggATGCAAGGAGCATCTTGAAGGGTTTGTAGAAGAAAAAGGTCCTTCTATCAGATATGGGGATAATTCTGTTGGTAAGACTATTGGGTATGGATTTGTCAAAGCTGGTGGTGTTACTTTAAAAAGAGTTGCTCTTGTAGAAGGATTAATGCATAATCTGTTGAGTGTGAGTCAAGTTGCTGATGAAGAATGTGAGATAAGGATAAGGAAAAATGCTGGAATCATCTATGATCCTAAAGGGAAACCTATCTTGGTTGCTTGGAGGCAACAAAATGTATATGTAGTTGATCTTGATGCTACAGATTATGGTATTGATACTTGTCTTTATTCACAGATTGTTCCTGAGTTAAATTGGTTATGGCATAGAAGACTTTCTCATTTATACTTCAAAAATATAAATGAACTGTCTAAAAAGAAGTTAGTAAGAGGGCTGCCACAGCTCTCCTACAAGAAGGATAAAGTCTGCTCTGCTTGTGTTAATGGTAAACAAACCAAAGCTCATTTTCACTCTAAGACTCTAGCTACCATTAATGAAccacttcacatgcttcacatgAACCTCTTTGGGCCTATGAACATTGGAAGTCTGAGTGGAAAGAAGTATACGGCCTATGAACATTGGAAGTCTGAGTGGAAAGAAGTATaccctggtgattgttga